One Rhodopirellula bahusiensis genomic region harbors:
- a CDS encoding zinc-dependent metalloprotease — MNRICCVVATIAAVAVTTVGSALTSSAADLPPFSKISEGYKQLPVSDQQAKKGLFNVWQHEKEASVLAELPKNFAGKKYFVALTLSSGDRYAGLQSGDWVVQWRRYNNRLALIAPNLDIRATGDAESKASVKRLFTDRVLLDVPILAMGPSGGPVVDMDSLLIGNATTFFGSSVRLANSRLFTVEAAKVFPENVELAFEVVGRGGRLQTLHYSFSEVPSSSSGFKPREADERVGFFVTSFSDLSQYQDDETKVRYINRWQLEKRDPKLKLSPPKEPIRFYVEHTAPVRYRRWIKQGVDYWNKAFEKVGIVDAIVIEYQDAVSKIHMEKDPEDVRYNFIRWLNNDVGTAIGPSRVHPETGQILDADIILTDGWIRHFNFNYNDLMPKLAMEGVSAETLAWLGSHPNWDPRVRMGAKESANALRAKYALEAQQPMAGYAMAQADPALLGDDEFDGLMGQVSQKNGLCMAAAGRSMDLAFARMNWGLALMADEEAEKKKEEDAKEKAESEEADADVKADAKSDDQDEEAKEDESEEEESDDEKEDEKEKEEDKEKDELLDGIPEWFVGPLLADLVAHEVGHTLGLRHNFKASALYTIDEINSEELKGKKTFTASVMDYCPINYRYEAGETQGDYAMIDIGPYDFWAIEYGYTFDNSKLKDILKRCSEPELQFCTDEDTSGPDPYARRYDFGKDPLTYAEEQMRLAQLYRDRLLEKFVKDGDSWAKARRGYELTLGIQTKAVSMMSNWIGGAFVNRDKKGDPGNRVPVEVVPAADQRAALQFVIKTSFRDESYGLTTEILERLGIDKWLDSGRGGMSNEATWPIHDRVLGMQASTLTLIMNPTTLRRVYDNELRLPAETDALTLPEVLNTVSDAVWEELDQPCPEDRNDRKPMITSLRRNLQREHIQRLVDLVLEEGQDTAAYHPISNLARMQLRTLSSRMGSTIEKCGNKMDAYSLAHLTECKERVERALEAGYTYGGGNSGGPMLMMLMGKEAGSASIED; from the coding sequence ATGAATCGAATCTGCTGTGTCGTGGCCACAATCGCCGCGGTCGCGGTGACAACTGTTGGAAGCGCGTTGACCAGTTCCGCCGCCGACTTGCCACCGTTCTCTAAAATTTCTGAAGGCTACAAGCAGCTTCCAGTTTCCGATCAACAGGCCAAGAAAGGCTTGTTCAACGTTTGGCAACACGAGAAAGAAGCTTCGGTGCTTGCCGAGTTGCCAAAAAATTTCGCGGGCAAGAAATACTTTGTCGCGTTGACGCTCAGCAGTGGCGATCGCTACGCCGGCCTGCAGTCCGGTGACTGGGTCGTGCAGTGGCGTCGATACAACAATCGTCTCGCATTGATCGCTCCGAACTTGGACATCCGCGCCACCGGCGACGCGGAGTCCAAAGCATCGGTCAAACGATTGTTCACGGACCGCGTCTTGCTTGACGTGCCAATTTTGGCGATGGGCCCCAGCGGCGGCCCCGTCGTTGACATGGATAGCTTGCTGATTGGAAATGCGACTACGTTCTTCGGTTCGTCGGTTCGATTGGCCAACAGCCGATTGTTCACGGTCGAAGCCGCGAAGGTCTTCCCCGAAAACGTCGAGTTGGCGTTCGAGGTGGTTGGCCGAGGTGGTCGCCTGCAAACCCTGCACTATTCATTCAGCGAAGTGCCGAGCAGTTCGAGCGGTTTCAAGCCACGAGAAGCGGATGAGCGAGTTGGCTTTTTCGTGACCTCGTTTTCGGATTTGAGTCAGTATCAGGACGACGAGACCAAGGTTCGCTACATCAATCGATGGCAGCTTGAGAAACGCGATCCAAAGCTGAAACTGAGCCCTCCCAAAGAGCCCATTCGCTTTTATGTGGAGCACACAGCGCCCGTCCGTTATCGACGTTGGATCAAACAAGGTGTCGATTATTGGAACAAAGCATTTGAGAAAGTTGGAATCGTTGACGCGATCGTGATCGAGTACCAAGACGCGGTCAGCAAGATCCACATGGAAAAGGATCCTGAGGACGTTCGTTACAACTTCATTCGTTGGTTGAACAATGACGTTGGCACCGCGATTGGCCCCAGCCGAGTCCATCCCGAAACCGGCCAGATTTTGGACGCGGACATCATTTTGACCGACGGTTGGATTCGTCACTTCAACTTCAACTACAACGACCTGATGCCGAAATTGGCGATGGAAGGTGTGAGTGCCGAAACATTGGCGTGGTTGGGAAGTCATCCCAACTGGGACCCTCGCGTCCGAATGGGTGCGAAGGAATCAGCCAACGCTCTGCGAGCCAAGTACGCTCTCGAAGCTCAGCAACCGATGGCCGGCTATGCGATGGCGCAAGCCGATCCAGCACTTCTGGGCGATGATGAATTCGACGGGCTGATGGGACAAGTCAGCCAGAAGAATGGGCTCTGCATGGCCGCTGCCGGTCGCAGCATGGACTTGGCATTCGCTCGCATGAATTGGGGTTTGGCCCTGATGGCGGACGAAGAAGCCGAGAAGAAGAAGGAAGAGGACGCCAAAGAGAAGGCCGAATCCGAAGAGGCTGACGCGGACGTGAAGGCGGATGCGAAGTCAGATGACCAAGACGAAGAAGCCAAAGAGGACGAGTCGGAAGAAGAGGAGTCCGACGACGAGAAAGAAGATGAGAAGGAAAAGGAAGAAGACAAAGAGAAAGACGAATTGTTGGATGGAATTCCAGAATGGTTCGTCGGTCCTTTGTTGGCAGACTTAGTCGCTCACGAAGTTGGCCACACGCTCGGTCTGCGTCACAACTTCAAGGCTTCGGCTTTGTACACGATCGACGAGATCAACAGCGAAGAACTGAAGGGCAAGAAAACGTTCACCGCATCGGTGATGGATTACTGCCCCATCAACTACCGCTATGAAGCTGGTGAAACCCAAGGCGACTATGCCATGATCGACATCGGTCCGTATGACTTCTGGGCCATCGAATACGGCTACACGTTTGACAATTCCAAGCTGAAGGACATCCTGAAACGATGCTCTGAGCCTGAATTGCAATTCTGCACGGACGAAGACACCAGCGGACCTGACCCGTACGCTCGCCGGTATGACTTCGGCAAAGATCCATTGACGTACGCCGAAGAGCAAATGCGATTGGCTCAGCTCTATCGGGACCGACTGCTCGAGAAGTTCGTGAAAGACGGTGACAGTTGGGCGAAAGCTCGCCGTGGCTATGAGCTGACATTGGGCATCCAGACCAAAGCGGTCAGCATGATGTCCAATTGGATTGGCGGCGCGTTCGTTAATCGAGACAAGAAGGGCGATCCAGGAAATCGGGTTCCCGTCGAAGTCGTGCCTGCTGCCGATCAACGTGCCGCGTTGCAGTTCGTGATCAAGACCAGCTTCCGAGACGAGTCCTACGGTCTGACCACCGAAATTTTGGAACGTTTGGGCATCGACAAATGGCTTGACAGTGGTCGAGGCGGAATGTCAAACGAAGCGACTTGGCCAATTCACGACCGAGTGTTGGGAATGCAGGCGAGTACGTTGACGTTGATCATGAACCCAACGACTTTGCGTCGGGTTTATGACAACGAGCTACGTCTGCCTGCGGAAACGGACGCTCTGACGCTTCCCGAGGTGCTGAACACGGTCAGCGATGCGGTTTGGGAAGAGTTGGATCAGCCATGTCCCGAGGATCGCAATGATCGCAAGCCGATGATCACTTCGCTGCGTCGCAACTTGCAGCGGGAGCATATCCAGCGATTGGTGGATTTGGTGTTGGAAGAAGGCCAAGACACGGCTGCCTATCACCCAATCAGCAATTTGGCTCGTATGCAATTGCGGACTTTGTCGAGCCGAATGGGATCGACGATCGAAAAGTGTGGCAACAAGATGG